A portion of the Parasedimentitalea marina genome contains these proteins:
- a CDS encoding DUF1254 domain-containing protein, giving the protein MRFGIFFGWVISASLTAVGVAAEEPTPGFNNKIPENIMTPNEVETRLGTMRFNDGMPTEETSRLVYDNLDFMRGVETFLNGIPAASVEAIRLGNVEMGVTQAHQAIIMDNFMDANPLFLTGNTGTVYVSSFLDLKRDGPTVMEIPSGMGPGTVNDAYFRFVVDMGGPGPDKGKGGKYLILPPGYDGDVPEGYFVSTSPSYANWVILRGLIKDGKPDAANKMFTDGLKIYPLSQADNPPEMEFISGSTKVFNTIHANTYEFYEELHTVIDREPVDFLDPELRGLFASIGIIKGKPFAPDARMEAILQDAIKVGNATARAITFDTRDPNAYLYEGSQWKTAFIGRDYRWLLDDGMGGRNLDARTLFFYQATVNTPAMALQIPGVGSNYAYAERDGNGDFLDGGNNYKMTIPADAPVKNFWSIVIYDPQTRSELQTDQLYPSKNSARGGFDTNADGSVDLYFGPEAPAGKEANWTQTVPGKGWFTLLRVYGPLEPWFEKTWKPGEFELVK; this is encoded by the coding sequence ATGAGATTTGGAATATTTTTTGGCTGGGTGATTTCGGCCTCGCTGACCGCCGTCGGTGTTGCAGCCGAAGAACCGACTCCGGGCTTCAACAACAAAATTCCCGAGAACATCATGACCCCTAACGAGGTGGAAACCCGGCTGGGGACTATGAGATTCAACGATGGAATGCCGACTGAGGAAACTTCACGGCTGGTCTATGACAACCTTGATTTCATGCGCGGTGTTGAAACTTTTTTGAACGGCATCCCTGCGGCATCAGTCGAGGCGATCCGCCTTGGGAACGTCGAGATGGGCGTGACGCAGGCGCATCAGGCGATCATCATGGATAACTTCATGGACGCCAACCCGCTGTTCCTCACTGGAAACACCGGAACAGTCTATGTCAGTTCCTTCCTTGATCTGAAGCGCGACGGGCCAACCGTGATGGAAATCCCTTCGGGTATGGGGCCTGGCACGGTAAATGATGCTTATTTCCGTTTCGTTGTCGACATGGGCGGACCGGGGCCGGACAAGGGAAAGGGTGGCAAGTATTTGATCTTGCCGCCGGGCTATGACGGGGATGTGCCGGAAGGCTATTTCGTTTCTACCTCGCCCAGCTATGCCAACTGGGTAATCCTGCGCGGGCTGATCAAGGACGGCAAGCCGGATGCCGCCAACAAGATGTTCACTGATGGCCTGAAAATCTATCCGTTGTCACAGGCCGACAATCCGCCGGAAATGGAGTTCATCAGCGGCTCCACGAAGGTTTTCAACACCATCCACGCCAATACATATGAGTTCTACGAAGAGCTTCACACGGTGATCGACCGCGAACCGGTGGACTTTCTCGATCCGGAACTGCGCGGGTTATTCGCGTCCATCGGCATCATAAAAGGCAAACCTTTTGCACCGGACGCACGGATGGAGGCCATTCTGCAGGACGCCATCAAGGTCGGCAACGCCACCGCCCGCGCGATAACTTTCGACACCCGCGATCCGAATGCTTATCTTTATGAGGGTAGCCAGTGGAAGACCGCATTCATCGGGCGGGATTATCGCTGGTTGCTGGATGATGGCATGGGCGGGCGCAATCTGGATGCTCGCACGTTGTTCTTTTATCAGGCAACGGTGAACACCCCGGCGATGGCGCTGCAAATCCCCGGCGTCGGGTCGAACTATGCCTATGCCGAGCGTGACGGCAATGGTGACTTCCTGGATGGGGGCAATAATTATAAGATGACCATCCCAGCGGATGCGCCGGTCAAGAATTTCTGGTCGATTGTGATCTACGATCCGCAAACCCGGTCCGAGCTTCAGACAGATCAACTTTACCCCAGCAAGAACAGCGCACGTGGCGGGTTTGACACCAACGCCGACGGGTCTGTCGATCTGTATTTCGGGCCAGAAGCCCCGGCAGGCAAGGAGGCAAACTGGACCCAGACTGTACCCGGCAAGGGTTGGTTCACTCTACTGCGCGTCTATGGCCCACTGGAGCCATGGTTCGAAAAAACCTGGAAACCAGGTGAATTTGAACTCGTGAAATAG